ATGTTCCAAAACCATATGCTTCAATTGCTGATGATGATTGGTTTGCATTTGCCAAAACGCTGCACACCGGAAGAAATTCAATTCAAAAAGCAGAAGATCGCTGAGGCTCTTCGTCCATTGACGAAAGAGAATATTGCTTCCGAAGTCGTTCGTGCCCAATATGGAGCAGGCGAACTGCAAGGTGCTTCTGTTGTTGGATATCTGGACGAGCCTGACATTCCAGCTGGTTCTCAGAATGAGACATATGTTGCCGCAAGACTGTGGATCGATGATCCATTCTGGAGCGAGGTTCCATTTTACATTCGTACAGGCAAACGCCTGGCTGAAAAATCAACCAGAATTGTTGTTGAATTCAAGGCTCCACTGAAAACAGGTCATGAATCCGAAAATACAACAGAGCCTAACTTGCTCACGATCGAAATTGGTCCAAAAGAAAGCATCTCGCTTCAATTAAATGCGAAAAACCCACTCAACCAAGGCGAAGTGGAAGCAATGCATATGACCTTCAACTCAGGTGAACGCAACATTCCGGAAGCTTACGAAAACCTGATCTTTGACGCGATGCGTGGAGATTCTACATTCTTTGCTCACTGGAACGAAGTTGAACTGGCTTGGCAATGGGTACAGCCGATCTTGGAGGCATTCCAGGATGGCAGTGTGCCACTCGATACGTACAGCGCTGGTTCGCAAGGACCGGAGTCAGCAGATCGATTGGTTGCAGAGAACGGCTACCGTTGGTGGTAAAAGTAGTGTAAGGGCAGCATCAGAGAAGAGAGCACTACAGTCTGTTCTGCTCGATAAATATACAAATTTTTATGAAATACACCGTTCCAATTTTGCATAAGTCCTTCCGGTAATACCCGGAAGGCCGCGAAAATTTTTAAATATAGATGGCCGACGCACTTGATTTGCCTAAGTAGCGACGTAGTGTAGGGGACGGAATCGATTCTGTAGAAGCGAAGCTAAAAGCTTTCTGGAAGAAAGCTACTCCGGAAGCATATGCTTCGCCTTTGTATCCAAATTTCATCAATTTAAAGGTTGATGAAAAGAAATTTGGATACAACAGCGATCGAAAGAACGATCCGTAACCGGAACGGTTGCAGCGAAACGGGAATGTAGTCTGGTGCTCTGCAACAAAGATGAAATTTAAACATTGTTCATAACAGGAGGAACTAGCAATGAAACTTGGACTTATTGGATTAGGTAAAATGGGATTGAACCTGGGTAGAAACCTGATTGACCACAAACATGAAGTGGTTGCTTTTGACCTTAACGCTGAAGCTGTGAATGAAATGAAAGAATACGGCGCAACAGGCGTATCTTCTTATGCGGAAATGGTGGCTTCCCTTGAATCCCCACGTGTATTGTGGATCATGGTTCCTCATAACGTGGTTGACGCTGTATTGGCTGAAGTAAGCCCACTGTTGTCCAAAGGCGACATCATCATCGAAGCGGGTAACTCGCACTACAAAGAATCCATCCGTCGTTACGAGGAAATGAAAACTAAAGGCATTCACTACATGGATGCTGGTACATCCGGCGGTATGGAAGGCGCACGTAATGGCGCATGTTACATGATCGGTGGCGATCCTGAAGCTTGGGCAGTAGTTGAGCCAGCGTTCAAGGATACTTCCGTTGAAAATGGTTACCTGTATGCAGGTAAAGCAGGTAGCGGTCACTTCCTGAAAATGGTCCACAATGGTATCGAGTATGGTATGATGGCTTCCATCGGTGAAGGCTTCGACGTATTGGAGAAAAGCGGCTTCGATTTCGACTTCGAACAAGTTGCTCGTGTATGGAACAACGGTTCCGTTATCCGTTCTTGGTTGATGGAATTGACAGAGCGTGCATTCTCCAAAGATGCTAACCTGGATGAAATCAAAGGGGTTATGCATTCTTCCGGTGAAGGACGTTGGACGGTTGAAACAGCATTTGACCTGCAAACTGCTA
Above is a window of Paenibacillus sp. E222 DNA encoding:
- the zwf gene encoding glucose-6-phosphate dehydrogenase, with translation MDAMTFVLFGATGDLAKRKIYPALYNLYIDSKMPKSFSVIGLGRRELSDADFQANVEKSLHTFSRQTPEEEAQVRDFIGAFRYCSLNNTKLEDYTKLLELVQKREQELNIPENRMFYMSVAPEFFEPIALNIQESGLGNTKGWKKLIIEKPFGHDLQSARELNEKLSNTFAEEEIYRIDHFLGKPMVQNIETLTYANPVIQALWSNRYIANVQITASETVGVEERAAYYDQSGALRDMFQNHMLQLLMMIGLHLPKRCTPEEIQFKKQKIAEALRPLTKENIASEVVRAQYGAGELQGASVVGYLDEPDIPAGSQNETYVAARLWIDDPFWSEVPFYIRTGKRLAEKSTRIVVEFKAPLKTGHESENTTEPNLLTIEIGPKESISLQLNAKNPLNQGEVEAMHMTFNSGERNIPEAYENLIFDAMRGDSTFFAHWNEVELAWQWVQPILEAFQDGSVPLDTYSAGSQGPESADRLVAENGYRWW
- the gnd gene encoding phosphogluconate dehydrogenase (NAD(+)-dependent, decarboxylating), with translation MKLGLIGLGKMGLNLGRNLIDHKHEVVAFDLNAEAVNEMKEYGATGVSSYAEMVASLESPRVLWIMVPHNVVDAVLAEVSPLLSKGDIIIEAGNSHYKESIRRYEEMKTKGIHYMDAGTSGGMEGARNGACYMIGGDPEAWAVVEPAFKDTSVENGYLYAGKAGSGHFLKMVHNGIEYGMMASIGEGFDVLEKSGFDFDFEQVARVWNNGSVIRSWLMELTERAFSKDANLDEIKGVMHSSGEGRWTVETAFDLQTATPVIALSLLMRYRSLETDTFTGKVVAALRNEFGGHAVEKN